One window of Aricia agestis chromosome 20, ilAriAges1.1, whole genome shotgun sequence genomic DNA carries:
- the LOC121737485 gene encoding glutathione S-transferase E14-like, with amino-acid sequence MVLRKICNTTRRLCTMMSRNKLVLYGDDASPPVRFVRMTACMLDIPLEYRLVDLFKGEHRTEEYKKINPLQKVPALVTGTQVIADSHAIALHLCALAGARGRRLLPAEPHRAAVHEMMFYNASTLFPIDSYVLSSFFAGRRPAEEKIEEWQRGLDHLEHKLKDRTWLTGDEMTICDLCIIATTTSMETLMPVTRRHDRVMQWMRRFEDLPCYDINKLGVERLRSFVESKKNNLYEVFFTIPVFKV; translated from the exons ATGGTTCTCAGAAAAATATGTAACACAACGCGTCGCCTCTGCACAAT GATGTCACGTAACAAGCTAGTGTTGTACGGCGACGACGCTTCCCCGCCAGTACGCTTCGTACGGATGACGGCCTGCATGCTGGATATTCCGCTGGAGTATAGACTTGTCGACCTCTTCAAGGGAGAACACAGGACCGAGGAGTATAAAAag ATAAACCCTCTCCAAAAAGTGCCAGCTCTGGTGACGGGCACGCAGGTGATAGCGGACAGCCACGCAATAGCCCTGCATCTGTGCGCGCTCGCCGGAGCCCGAGGGCGCCGCTTGCTGCCCGCGGAGCCCCACCGCGCCGCCGTCCACGAGATGATGTTCTACAACGCTAGCACCTTGTTCCCCATTGACAGCTACGTTCTG TCATCATTTTTCGCCGGCCGACGGCCGGCGGAGGAGAAAATTGAGGAATGGCAGCGCGGCCTGGACCACCTCGAGCACAAACTGAAAGACCGCACCTGGCTGACTGGTGACGAG ATGACTATCTGCGACTTATGTATAATCGCGACCACCACGTCTATGGAGACCCTGATGCCGGTGACGCGTCGCCACGATCGAGTGATGCAGTGGATGAGGCGGTTTGAAGACTTGCCGTGCTATGATATTAACAAATTGGGAGTAGAACGGCTTCGTAGCTTTgttgaaagtaaaaaaaataatttgtatgaaGTTTTCTTCACTATACCGGTCTTTAAAGTTTAG
- the LOC121737486 gene encoding pyroglutamyl-peptidase 1, with amino-acid sequence MEDISYMFKPIVLVTGFGPFLNHPVNASWEAVKLMNKDEIESKHNVELVQLELPVTYENVDEFVPALWETHEPKLVIHVGVSNIAKCMTIEQQAHKKGYQRMDYFDKCPANHVCSAGSALRICTKLDVQDICDKFNDGNPISDTSAELSLDAGRYLCEYIYYTSLSVDNSRTLFVHVPDLNVYSSEQTARALERILDLCWRQIKEMDVVTDKLKTTKLDAKE; translated from the exons ATGGAGGACATATCGTATATGTTCAAGCCGATAGTCCTGGTGACCGGTTTCGGGCCATTCTTGAACCACCCAGTGAACGCGAGCTGGGAAGCCGTGAAACTAATGAATAAGGACGAGATCGAGAGCAAGCACAACGTGGAGCTGGTGCAGCTGGAGCTGCCCGTCACATACGAGAACGTCGACGAGTTTGTTCCCGCGCTGTGGGAGACGCACGAACCTAAG CTAGTTATCCACGTGGGTGTATCAAATATTGCAAAATGTATGACAATAGAGCAGCAAGCGCACAAGAAGGGTTACCAGAGGATGGACTACTTTGACAAGTGCCCAGCAAACCATGTGTGCTCAGCCGGCAGTGCACTGCGGATATGCACCAAGTTGGATGTGCAGGACATATGTGATAAGTTCAATGATGGCAACCCCATATCTGACACTAGTGCAGAACTCTCCCTTGATGCTGGCAG GTACCTCTGTGAATACATCTACTACACCTCCCTGAGTGTGGACAACAGTAGAACATTGTTTGTCCATGTGCCGGACTTAAATGTTTACTCCTCGGAGCAGACCGCGAGGGCGCTGGAAAGGATACTGGACCTGTGCTGGAGACAGATCAAGGAGATGGACGTTGTGACTGATAAGTTAAAAACCACAAAGCTGGATGCCAAAGAATAA
- the LOC121737484 gene encoding dnaJ homolog subfamily C member 2, with product MTNEAISRTIALPSPFIKKKVECAGGSFLRYYKIKCHGEDALLSTSKCNNKAEEVVFEDDVEYLRSLDPKEWKKQDHYAVLGIKSLRIDATDEDIKRAYRQKVLKHHPDKRKAQGEHVKSDDDYFTCITKAYETLGTPKTRRSYDSVDPEFDDSIPMPSEIKKDGFFKAFSKYFEMNARWSEKKNVPLLGDENSSREFVERFYSFWYEFESWREFSYMDEEEKEKGSDREERRWIEKQNKAARAKLKKEEMARIRSLVDLAYSNDPRIQRFKQEDKDKKLAAKRARQDAVQAKKAEEERILKEAQLAKQKAEEAERAKIEAARAVREQQKKNLRKERKQLRDLCKSKDYYAKTEDESVSHMAAVEKICEMLQIVELQDLTKDLEANGRDAFIKAMKDTEEKLESERKALFETKKSEESKAKKLAALKAPIEWSVEMTQLLIKAVNLFPAGTNQRWEVVANFLNQHGTFTDERRFNAKEVLNKAKDLQSSDFSKSSLKKAANEEAFDQFEKDKKKVASVVDDSSISKSDTKLVNGTAKPKLNGDVPKEVKEERPWTKHEQELLEQAIKTFPASTTERWEKIADCIPNRTKKECMKRYKELVELVKAKKQAANLSK from the exons ATGACGAACGAGGCAATTTCTCGTACTATAGCACTGCCATCTCCATTTATAAAAAAGAAAGTAGAGTGCGCAGGCGGTTCTTTTCTTCgctactataaaattaaatgtcacGGCGAAGATGCTTTGTTATCGACGTCAAAGTGTAACAACAAGGCCGAGGAAGTCGTCTTCGAGGACGACGTGGAGTACCTCAGGAGCCTGGATCCCAAAGAGTGGAAGAAACAGGACCACTATGCCGTGCTAGGTATCAAAAGCTTGCGAATCGACGCCACCGACGAAGACATTAAGCGCGCGTACAGGCAAAAGGTTCTCAAACATCACCCCGACAAGAGAAAGGCGCAGGGCGAGCACGTGAAGAGTGACGACGACTACTTCACCTGCATCACTAAAGCTTACGAGACCCTCGGTACTCCTAAAACCAGAAGATCCTATGACTCCGTTGACCCCGAATTCGATGATTCCATTCCAATGCCGAGCGAAATTAAAAAGGACGGGTTTTTCAAAGCTTTCAGTAAGTACTTCGAAATGAATGCTAGATGGTCAGAAAAGAAGAATGTACCACTGTTGGGCGACGAAAATAGCTCGCGAGAATTTGTCGAAAGGTTTTACTCGTTCTGGTACGAATTTGAATCCTGGCGCGAGTTTTCTTACATGGATGAGGAGGAAAAAGAAAAGGGTTCTGACAGGGAGGAGAGGAGATGGatagaaaaacaaaacaaagcaGCGAGGGCTAAGCTAAAAAAGGAAGAGATGGCTCGAATTAGAAGTCTGGTTGATCTGGCTTACAGCAACGACCCGAGGATTCAGCGATTCAAGCAGGAGGACAAGGATAAGAAACTGGCAGCCAAAAGAGCAAGACAG GATGCTGTACAAGCTAAAAAAGCTGAAGAGGAGAGAATATTGAAAGAAGCCCAATTAGCTAAACAAAAAGCTGAGGAGGCAGAGAGGGCTAAAATTGAAGCAGCCCGGGCCGTGCGTGAGCAGCAAAAGAAAAACCTCCGGAAAGAGCGCAAACAATTGAGAGACCTCTGCAAGTCCAAGGACTACTACGCCAAAACTGAAGATGAAAGTGTGTCACATATGGCGGCCGTGGAGAAAATCTGTGAAATGTTGCAAATTGTTGAGCTGCAGGACTTGACCAAGGACCTAGAAGCGAACGGAAGAGATGCATTCATAAAAGCTATGAAAGATACAGAAGAAAAACTGGAGTCGGAACGTAAAGCCCTGTTTGAGACCAAGAAGTCTGAGGAGAGTAAGGCTAAAAAGTTAGCAGCACTCAAAGCACCAATAGAGTGGTCCGTTGAGATGACTCAGTTGCTAATTAAAGCTGTCAACTTGTTTCCGGCTGGTACTAATCAGAGATGGGAGGTTGTGGCCAATTTCCTTAATCAGCACGGCACATTCACAGATGAGAGACGTTTCAATGCTAAGGAGGTTTTAAACAAAGCAAAAGACTTGCAAAGTTCAGACTTCTCTAAGAGTAGTCTCAAGAAAGCTGCAAACGAGGAGGCATTCGACCAGTTCGAAAAAGACAAGAAGAAAGTTGCGAGTGTTGTTGATGATAGCAGTATATCAAAAAGTGATACAAAATTAGTTAATGGCACGGCAAAACCTAAGTTAAATGGAGATGTACCTAAAGAGGTCAAAGAGGAAAGACCTTGGACTAAACACGAGCAGGAGCTTTTGGAACAGGCAATCAAAACATTCCCAGCGAGCACGACGGAGAGATGGGAAAAAATAGCAGACTGTATACCTAACCGTACAAAGAAGGAATGTATGAAGAGGTATAAGGAATTAGTTGAGTTAGTCAAAGCAAAGAAACAGGCTGCCAATCTAtccaaataa